The Phyllostomus discolor isolate MPI-MPIP mPhyDis1 chromosome 9, mPhyDis1.pri.v3, whole genome shotgun sequence nucleotide sequence acaggaacctaatcaacaaaacgaacaaggaagcaaaatataaccaaagatgctgaaattgagaacaggatgacagtgaccagaggggagaagggaggggattataggggaaaagggtgaagggtttgcaagaacaattatagaggacacatggacaataacaagggatggtggaaacaggagggaggtagggaaggcTAGGGTGtagggggggttggggggaaaggcagagaactgtacttgaacaacaatcaaaaaatgttttttaaaaaaatgaaaagaggtccacttcaagacacatcataattaaaatgtcaaaggttaaaggtaaagagagaatctttcttttctttatttttatttgacaagctGCAATATCATGTTTGTCATTTAATGTAGATACGATTATTAGGTTATCTGTCATATTacaatatttaagttttttattttatgtcctttaagatacattaaaaaaagcacATCAACTGCAAAcgtgaaggagagaaaaagcatgGTACCCAACCAAATTTCCACATTTCAGCAATATTTCACTCATTCTTCAataaagttttaagaaatgtGATAATGACATGAGCTTGAAATATCTCTAGGCATTTTCTCTGATGCTCATGATGTGGCGCTGGTGATGTTGTAAACAGCAGGAAAACAGGGGTTGCCAAATGACCAAATTATGGAGGCACAGgcctgcttttttttccccacaggaaCACACCAAATGGTGATGGCAACCATTCTCTCATACCCACACAGGAGGACAGCAACATCACGCTAAGTAACTGTATTCATCTGCTGAAGCCTGGCTGCGTTTAATGTATTGTTTGTCTATCATCACTTCAATACATTTCTTAATCATGCTGATACTAGGGTTAAACCTAGCTCTTGACTGGCTAATCATCTCTTGAATAAGGGCATTATGCCGAAGTACTTTTCCTGCTTTCATGATGCGAACTATAGCAGCTTGGAGATACATTTTCTGGTCCTCATCCACAGCACTTGTCTGTTCCATTTCCTGTGGTGTGTCTTTCTGCATTGATGTagtggttttaaattttgttcttttactgCTGAAGttcatatttaatgaaaatgaagattCTGCATCGATATCTTCCTTTTCTGAATCATGGTTAATCATTTTCACATCCAGTAATGATTTGATTGTTTTTGTCAGTTCCTTTTCATTCATCTGAGTGCTGTCTTGAAGCTCTTTATAGCTGACAATTTCACTGTTAAAAGCTAGAAGAACTGCCATTTGGTATGTTGTAACCATGCCTACATATGGTTTGCCCAAATAGTTCATTTTAACTTCACCTGTGCAGAGATAATGTAACCATGTAAGTTTCTGTCCACTGAAATGCTGGCTGTAAAATAATTCAAACATCTGTACACTTTTTTCCAGTTCCTGGAGAATCACAAATGTAGATGAAGGAGCCTGAGTAAGAGGCCATGTGTTGGCCTGTAgaacatatatttgaaaactaattCCCAAATCTATTACTATGTCTTGATTTTTGATAAAACTGTTGAACTTGTTGTTGAGATCAGCACTGACACTCATATCTGTATACATCCGATGTAGCTTGCTGGTAAACTCATAACCACACGCTTGCTTTAACTTATTGATCATGGCTTCTTCAGAATCCATAGACATAGATAATCTGTGAATTAAATGTTTTGCCAGCATTCTTgcataaaacttttgaaaaacatCCTTATCATCGATATATTTGAAAACAGTGATGAAACTGGTGAGTTTGTCTTCCACTTCATTCTCAGTCATCCCCTTTGCTAATTTCTTTAGTAAATTGTCACAGTACTTAGCAAGCAATTCAGGAACTTTGCAAACAGACTTGGGTTCTTTGTAATTTACAACTGATGTAAGAGCCTTATCCAATGCGCTCATGAAGTGCTGATCACCATTCAAAACAGTGTTGATAGGTTGAGCAAATTTATCATGCACTTCCAAAACTGACTCCACAAATAGTGTTGGCATATTTTCCTGAGTAAGATTACCGGTTGCTCTAAGGCCCTCATCATGAACATGATTTTGCAGCTCCTGTATCATATGAGGTAAGCCAGTGGACACAGCACAGAGTAACACATACATATTTgccatgtcatttttttctcttgtcggATGATATTATGACATTCTGCATGTAAGGACTGCAAGTGGTCTGCTACCATTCGTTGCTGACATTCATGAATTACTTTAGTATATGAACTTGGGTGCAAGTATTTTCGACAtctaatttcttcatcttttaatcTACCTAGAACCTTTTCCATATACTGTGAGCAGTTTGATTCTTGTAATAAATTTGAAGCTTCTTGTTTGTAATACTCTCCTGTTTCCGTCAGAAAGGAGGACTCAAAGATTTCCTGATAAAACTTTAAGGGGAATTTTTTCTTATACTGTTCAACATGAACAAAGGAGTTAATAACCCCATGGATTACTTTCTGGTTTGGGTCTTCTCCACCATGATCATTTTTGATTTCTCGAAGCAGCATTCGGATAAGGATGACCTGAAGTGCTTCAACCATCAATTTCCTTCACATATCCAATGCTAGCTCTCCTATTTCCATAAGTGGTTCATTCATATCTACGCCACCATAACCTTACTGAAGGTCAGCTTctgtcaatttatttttttaataaactggGTATTTAGATACCTATACAAGCAGTCCATATAGTCTGCACCCTTGCTGTATTCCTCCCAATACCTATGATACATAACAAGTACTTGCTCTTCAGACTCCAGAACTCTCTTGTGTAAATGCCATACGTGATTTTCCAAAAAAATCTTAGTTTCTGTATAAAGTCTTTCTCCAAGGGGTTCAGGATAGGCCACACATAAAGCATAGATACCTGAGAAGCAATCATTCCATGTTGCTCTTTCGACATATTCCAATATGACAACAGCTTTGATTGTTGCTAAAAGTTTGTTCCATGTTTCATCAAAATCTACTACTCTTGGTTTCAAAGACATTGTGCAAGTTTAGTGTTGAAATCTGCTGCCGTGCAGAGACACCGAGAAACCTTGACTAcacaggggcagaggggaggaatggaggggaGAAGGACAGGCTGGTTAGGGATCGTGAAACTACTGTCTCCCTGAGCACCCTACTTTCCTCCCAATACACCCTCCGTGCtctgagagaatcttaaaagaagcaagaaaaaagcagtcaGTTACTTACAGGGAAGTTATCATAAGATtgttaactgatttctcaaaagaaacttttcagggtagaagggattggcaagaaatattcaaagtcatacaAAGcgaggacctacagccaagattgctctacccagcaaagc carries:
- the LOC114506818 gene encoding LOW QUALITY PROTEIN: cullin-2-like (The sequence of the model RefSeq protein was modified relative to this genomic sequence to represent the inferred CDS: inserted 1 base in 1 codon; substituted 1 base at 1 genomic stop codon), yielding MNEPLMEIGELALDMXRKLMVEALQVILIRMLLREIKNDHGGEDPNQKVIHGVINSFVHVEQYKKKFPLKFYQEIFESSFLTETGEYYKQEASNLLQESNCSQYMEKVLGRLKDEEIRCRKYLHPSSYTKVIHECQQRMVADHLQSLHAECHNIIRQEXKNDMANMYVLLCAVSTGLPHMIQELQNHVHDEGLRATGNLTQENMPTLFVESVLEVHDKFAQPINTVLNGDQHFMSALDKALTSVVNYKEPKSVCKVPELLAKYCDNLLKKLAKGMTENEVEDKLTSFITVFKYIDDKDVFQKFYARMLAKHLIHRLSMSMDSEEAMINKLKQACGYEFTSKLHRMYTDMSVSADLNNKFNSFIKNQDIVIDLGISFQIYVLQANTWPLTQAPSSTFVILQELEKSVQMFELFYSQHFSGQKLTWLHYLCTGEVKMNYLGKPYVGMVTTYQMAVLLAFNSEIVSYKELQDSTQMNEKELTKTIKSLLDVKMINHDSEKEDIDAESSFSLNMNFSSKRTKFKTTTSMQKDTPQEMEQTSAVDEDQKMYLQAAIVRIMKAGKVLRHNALIQEMISQSRARFNPSISMIKKCIEVMIDKQYIKRSQASADEYSYLA